Sequence from the Clostridium saccharobutylicum DSM 13864 genome:
TTGAAGTAAAAGGGAGGTTTGGGTGACGTTAAGATCACCTGACAAGTATGAGTGATAAAGCAAGATGGTATGTAGTGCATACATATTCTGGATATGAAAATAAGGTTAAAGCAAACTTAGAAAAAGCAATTGAAAACAGAAATCTTGAATCATTAATCCATGATATACAAGTACCTATGGAAGAAGTGATTGAAGAAAAAGAAGGAAAACAAAAAGTCTCATTAAAGAAGAAATTTCCTGGATATGTGCTTGTGAAAATGTTGATGAGCGATGAATCATGGTACGTTGTAAGAAATACAAGAGGTGTAACAGGATTTGTTGGTCCAGGATCTAAACCAGTTCCTCTTTCAGATGAAGAAGTTGAATCAATGGGAGTGCTAGAAACACCTATTGAGATTGATTTAGAGATAGGGGAAAGCATTAAAATTATCTCAGGACCATTAAGAGATTCAGTGGCTATAATACAAGAGATAGTTTTAGATAAACGTAAAATTAAGGCTTTAGTAGATATGTTTGGCAGAGAAACTCTTGCTGAACTAGACTTTAATCAAGTTGAAAAATTAGTTTAATATATAATATAATAAGCTGATTTTAATTAAGTGGGAGAACTAAAAGTTCGTATATACCACAGTAATAGGAGGAATAACAAAATGGCTAAGAAAGTAACTGGAATGATTAAACTTCAACTTCAAGCAGGTAAGGCAACACCAGCTCCACCTGTTGGTCCAGCTTTAGGTCAACATGGTGTAAATATAATGGGATTCTGTAAGGAGTTTAATGCTAAAACTGCTAATCAAGCTGGTTTAATAATACCAGTAGTTATAACAGTTTACCAAGACAGATCATTTAGTTTTATACTAAAGACTCCTCCAGCTGCAGTTCTAATTAAGAAAGAATTAGGATTAGAAAGCGGATCAGGAGTACCTAATAAAACAAAGGTTGGTAAGTTAACTCAAGATCAACTTAAGAAGATCGCTGAAACTAAAATGCCAGACTTAAATGCTGCTAATGTTGAATCAGCTATGAGAATGATAGCAGGAACAGCTAGAAGTATGGGAGTAACTATCGAAGAGTAATTCTTTAAAAATAAGTGGGAGGTCAAAACCGCTAATACCACAGAGGAGGCAAATTATGGGAAAAAAATACGTTGAAAGCGCAAAACTTATAGATAAGAGCGCATTATATAGTCCAGCAGAAGCATTAGAACTTACTTTAAAAACTGCAAAGGCTAATTTCGATGAAACTATCGAATTACATGTAAGACTTGGAGTAGATCCAAGACATGCAGACCAACAAGTTAGAGGAGCAGTTGTATTACCAAACGGAACTGGTAAAACTGTAAAAGTTCTTGTGTTTGCAAAAGGTGATAAAGCTACAGAAGCACAACAAGCAGGAGCAGATTTCGTTGGAGCTGAAGAATTAGTTCAAAAGATTCAAAGTGAAAACTGGTTTGACTATGATGTAGTTGTTGCAACTCCAGATATGATGGGTGTTGTAGGTAGAATTGGTAGAGTATTAGGACCTAAGGGATTAATGCCAAACCCAAAATCAGGAACAGTAACATTTGATGTTGCTAAAGCAATTGAAGAAATCAAAGCTGGTAAAGTTGAATATAGAGTTGATAAAACTTCTATCGTTCACTGCCCAATCGGAAAGAAATCATTCGGTACTGAAAAATTAAAAGAAAACTTTACTGCATTAATGGACGCTTTAGTTAAAGCTAAACCAGCAGCAGCTAAAGGACAATACTTAAAATCAGTATCAGTTTCAAGTACAATGGGACCAGGAGCAAAAATTAATCCTACAAAAACTTTAGATTAGTATTGACTTAATTTAAGTTAAGTGATACAATATTTAATGTTGTAAAAAGAAAATAGTTTTTCCGTAGACAGTGGGTGCGAAAGCGTAAAATTAAATTGCCCGCCTAGGTTATATAATAGATGATATTATAGATCTTCCTTGTCTGCGGGAAGATCTTTTTAAATATAATAAGCAGTTTATAACTGTTAGGAGGTGGATCGCAGTAATGAA
This genomic interval carries:
- the nusG gene encoding transcription termination/antitermination protein NusG; protein product: MSDKARWYVVHTYSGYENKVKANLEKAIENRNLESLIHDIQVPMEEVIEEKEGKQKVSLKKKFPGYVLVKMLMSDESWYVVRNTRGVTGFVGPGSKPVPLSDEEVESMGVLETPIEIDLEIGESIKIISGPLRDSVAIIQEIVLDKRKIKALVDMFGRETLAELDFNQVEKLV
- the rplK gene encoding 50S ribosomal protein L11 produces the protein MAKKVTGMIKLQLQAGKATPAPPVGPALGQHGVNIMGFCKEFNAKTANQAGLIIPVVITVYQDRSFSFILKTPPAAVLIKKELGLESGSGVPNKTKVGKLTQDQLKKIAETKMPDLNAANVESAMRMIAGTARSMGVTIEE
- the rplA gene encoding 50S ribosomal protein L1 — protein: MGKKYVESAKLIDKSALYSPAEALELTLKTAKANFDETIELHVRLGVDPRHADQQVRGAVVLPNGTGKTVKVLVFAKGDKATEAQQAGADFVGAEELVQKIQSENWFDYDVVVATPDMMGVVGRIGRVLGPKGLMPNPKSGTVTFDVAKAIEEIKAGKVEYRVDKTSIVHCPIGKKSFGTEKLKENFTALMDALVKAKPAAAKGQYLKSVSVSSTMGPGAKINPTKTLD